One Verrucomicrobiaceae bacterium genomic window carries:
- the miaB gene encoding tRNA (N6-isopentenyl adenosine(37)-C2)-methylthiotransferase MiaB, with protein MPRVHIKTYGCQMNERDTEQVSQMFVERGYTMTATDTDADVVLINTCSVRDQAEQKAMGKMGMVRRRRIPLVTGFMGCMAQSRGSELVDKAKVDLVVGTQKYHRVVDYVDEIIRKKEAALMDDERFSIVDVEEEEQSQNTIRDHTLKEKQASAFVSIMQGCNMKCTFCIVPYTRGGERGRPIADIVEEVKRLADRGVKEVTLLGQIVNLYGRHEFPAVDGKSPFVQLLEAVHEVPGIQRIRFTSPHPIGYKRDLIEAFTYLPKLAEHVHLPVQSGSDAILKRMHRPYTAAKFTELVQRIRSSRPDIAVTTDVIVGFPGETEENYQDTRKLFEDLRFDNAFVFRYSKRRGTPAAEMEDALQVPEKVKEERNQDLLGLVNSIALPMYAKLIGQEVEILCEGPSKTNDTRLTGRTGSNRIVVFDGNPSRHTGEIFNVRITEAGHFTLFGDPVLAE; from the coding sequence ATGCCCCGCGTACATATCAAAACCTACGGCTGCCAGATGAACGAGCGCGATACCGAACAGGTGTCGCAGATGTTCGTCGAGCGCGGCTATACCATGACAGCGACCGACACGGACGCCGATGTCGTTTTGATCAATACCTGCTCCGTGCGGGATCAGGCCGAGCAGAAAGCGATGGGCAAGATGGGCATGGTGCGCCGCCGGCGCATCCCGCTCGTCACCGGCTTCATGGGCTGCATGGCGCAGAGCCGTGGCAGCGAGCTGGTGGATAAGGCCAAAGTCGATCTCGTCGTCGGCACGCAGAAGTACCACCGCGTCGTCGATTACGTGGATGAGATCATCCGTAAGAAGGAAGCCGCCCTCATGGACGACGAGCGCTTCTCCATCGTCGATGTCGAGGAGGAAGAGCAGTCGCAGAACACCATCCGCGACCACACGCTCAAAGAAAAACAAGCCAGCGCCTTCGTCAGCATCATGCAGGGCTGCAACATGAAGTGCACCTTCTGCATCGTCCCCTACACTCGCGGCGGCGAGCGTGGCCGTCCCATCGCCGACATCGTGGAGGAGGTGAAACGCCTCGCGGATCGCGGTGTGAAGGAAGTCACGCTGCTCGGCCAGATCGTCAATCTTTACGGCAGGCACGAATTCCCCGCTGTCGATGGCAAAAGCCCCTTCGTGCAGCTTTTGGAGGCCGTGCATGAGGTGCCCGGCATCCAGCGCATCCGCTTCACCAGCCCGCATCCCATCGGCTACAAAAGAGACCTCATCGAAGCCTTCACCTACCTGCCCAAGCTCGCCGAGCACGTCCACCTGCCCGTGCAAAGCGGCAGCGATGCCATCCTGAAGCGCATGCACCGGCCCTACACCGCCGCGAAGTTCACCGAGCTCGTCCAGCGCATCCGCTCCTCACGTCCCGACATCGCCGTGACCACCGATGTCATCGTCGGCTTCCCCGGCGAGACCGAAGAGAACTACCAAGATACCCGTAAACTCTTCGAAGACCTCCGTTTCGACAACGCCTTCGTCTTCCGCTACTCCAAACGCCGCGGCACCCCCGCCGCGGAGATGGAAGACGCCCTTCAAGTGCCTGAGAAGGTCAAAGAAGAGCGCAACCAGGACCTCCTTGGCCTCGTCAACAGCATCGCCCTGCCGATGTATGCCAAACTCATCGGTCAAGAGGTCGAAATCCTCTGCGAAGGCCCCAGCAAGACCAACGATACCCGCCTCACTGGCCGCACCGGCAGCAACCGCATCGTCGTCTTCGACGGCAATCCGTCACGCCACACCGGCGAGATCTTCAATGTGCGCATCACCGAGGCGGGGCACTTCACGCTATTTGGTGATCCAGTGCTGGCGGAGTGA
- a CDS encoding helix-turn-helix domain-containing protein, translated as MAAATLGINRTTIYDWLALYRKGDWSALDSHKGGVSRITDELVWNGVNNHALGKLPHHDKPTMRKAAGCYLRSLQSSPSCIRALFQKPAVRYAA; from the coding sequence GTGGCAGCCGCTACACTGGGCATCAATCGAACCACCATCTACGATTGGCTTGCCCTTTATCGCAAGGGAGACTGGAGCGCCTTGGATTCGCATAAAGGTGGAGTTTCTCGCATCACCGACGAACTCGTGTGGAATGGCGTCAATAATCACGCGCTTGGCAAACTGCCGCACCACGACAAGCCGACCATGCGCAAGGCCGCCGGGTGCTACCTGCGCTCTCTGCAAAGCAGCCCATCATGTATTCGAGCGCTTTTCCAGAAGCCCGCGGTGCGTTACGCTGCCTAA
- a CDS encoding ABC transporter ATP-binding protein: MIRLTDIRKQYQMGDTTQHVLQGVSIDIFPGEYVCIMGPSGCGKSTLLNVLGCLDQPTSGDYFLGGQNVAHLDDDDLSAARNRNLGFIFQSYNLIQQLSVLENISVPMYYGGAKDSDMLETAERLAIQVGLAHRLHHKPTELSGGQQQRVAIARALSNSPLVILADEATGNLDSKSGQEILDLFDELNQQGKTLVFVTHDERMVERCTRIIRLRDGYVEKDEAGAKAGRLKARAA, encoded by the coding sequence ATCATCCGCCTCACGGACATCCGAAAGCAATATCAGATGGGCGATACCACGCAGCATGTGCTCCAGGGAGTGAGCATCGACATCTTCCCCGGCGAGTACGTCTGCATCATGGGCCCCTCCGGCTGCGGTAAATCCACACTGCTCAATGTGCTAGGCTGCCTGGATCAGCCGACCAGCGGTGATTACTTCCTAGGCGGGCAAAATGTGGCCCATCTCGATGACGATGACCTCTCTGCCGCCCGCAATCGCAACCTCGGCTTCATCTTCCAGAGCTACAACCTCATCCAGCAGCTCAGTGTTTTGGAAAACATCTCTGTGCCCATGTACTACGGCGGCGCAAAGGACTCCGACATGCTGGAAACGGCCGAGCGGCTCGCGATCCAGGTCGGGCTGGCACACCGCTTGCATCATAAGCCCACAGAGCTCTCAGGCGGCCAACAGCAGCGCGTGGCCATCGCCCGTGCTCTCTCCAACAGCCCGCTCGTCATCCTCGCCGATGAGGCCACGGGGAATCTGGATAGCAAATCAGGCCAAGAAATCCTCGATCTCTTTGATGAACTTAATCAGCAGGGCAAAACCCTCGTCTTCGTCACCCATGACGAGCGTATGGTCGAGCGCTGCACCCGCATCATCCGCCTGCGTGATGGCTACGTGGAAAAAGACGAAGCCGGGGCCAAAGCAGGCCGCCTAAAGGCCCGCGCCGCTTGA
- a CDS encoding ABC transporter permease, with product MTFLARHPILRLLASPQHLRRTLALGLKTIWQHKLRSFLTALGVVFGVASVVAMLAIGEGASHEAQEQIRRLGSQNIILQSVKPPDGQGSTAQGRSLISEYGITRKDVTQITQTVPGISIVVPSRFVSENIWHLDRSIDGQIMGVLPIYPEMRNRPITHGRFFTELELRERVPVCVLNDTVARQLFPLSAPVGKSVRVKGFYYHVVGVIQDETSISGVDGGGGSAGQIMIPADTLMDQYGETVFRYRTGSFEAEKVEFHEAVIRVEDVNQVESRAEAVRHIMRANHKKEDWRIIVPVELLKQAERTKQIFSIVLGSIAAISLLVGGIGIMNIMLASVTERTREIGIRRALGARQVDIVVQFLIETVLLAGVGGVLGVVLGLGIPMAVQHFAGVTTIIKIWSPALAFSISVLTGVAFGIYPARRAAMMNPVEALRHE from the coding sequence ATGACATTCCTGGCCCGTCACCCGATCCTGCGATTACTCGCCTCACCACAGCACCTACGCCGCACGCTCGCTCTCGGGCTGAAGACGATCTGGCAGCATAAGCTGCGCTCATTTCTGACAGCGCTGGGCGTCGTCTTCGGTGTGGCATCGGTGGTGGCGATGCTGGCCATCGGTGAAGGGGCCAGCCATGAGGCGCAGGAGCAGATCCGCCGCCTCGGGAGCCAAAACATCATTCTCCAAAGCGTGAAGCCGCCAGACGGGCAGGGGAGCACGGCGCAAGGCCGCAGCCTCATCAGCGAATACGGCATCACGCGCAAAGACGTGACACAGATCACGCAGACGGTGCCTGGGATCTCCATCGTGGTTCCCAGTCGCTTCGTCTCGGAAAACATCTGGCACCTGGATCGCAGCATCGACGGGCAGATCATGGGCGTGCTGCCGATCTATCCAGAGATGCGTAACCGCCCCATCACACATGGTCGCTTTTTTACCGAGCTAGAGCTGCGTGAGCGCGTGCCCGTATGCGTGCTGAATGACACGGTGGCGCGGCAGCTCTTCCCGCTCTCTGCGCCAGTGGGCAAGTCGGTACGGGTGAAAGGCTTTTACTACCATGTCGTCGGCGTCATTCAGGATGAGACCTCCATTTCGGGTGTGGATGGTGGTGGTGGCTCCGCAGGGCAGATCATGATCCCGGCGGATACCTTGATGGATCAATACGGCGAAACAGTCTTCCGCTACCGCACCGGCAGCTTTGAGGCAGAGAAAGTCGAGTTCCACGAAGCCGTGATCCGCGTGGAAGACGTCAATCAGGTGGAAAGCCGCGCAGAGGCCGTGCGCCACATCATGCGTGCCAATCACAAAAAGGAGGATTGGCGCATCATCGTCCCCGTCGAGCTGCTGAAGCAGGCCGAGCGCACCAAGCAGATCTTCAGCATCGTGCTGGGCAGCATCGCCGCCATTTCATTGCTCGTCGGCGGCATCGGCATCATGAACATCATGCTCGCCAGCGTGACCGAGCGCACACGCGAGATCGGTATCCGCCGCGCCCTCGGTGCACGGCAGGTAGACATCGTGGTGCAGTTCCTCATCGAAACGGTGCTCTTGGCCGGTGTGGGCGGAGTACTCGGCGTCGTACTCGGTTTGGGCATCCCCATGGCGGTGCAGCACTTCGCGGGCGTGACGACCATCATCAAAATCTGGTCCCCCGCACTCGCATTCTCCATCTCCGTGCTCACAGGCGTGGCCTTTGGCATCTACCCTGCACGCCGTGCTGCGATGATGAATCCCGTCGAAGCCCTACGCCACGAATAA
- a CDS encoding rhodanese-like domain-containing protein, with product MKFFFIPCLLLILTACERAPTTTPQHEPPPVILPESVRQITPAEATQLIASTPDLILIDARRVWEIQEQGRLPKAQNIDWLNGEDYVVKEVTKLDKTKPYLVFCAIGARSKLVLEKMVPLGFERLYWLKGGLNAWIADGRAVEK from the coding sequence GTGAAGTTCTTTTTCATCCCGTGCCTGCTCCTCATCCTCACTGCCTGTGAACGTGCCCCCACCACCACGCCGCAGCATGAGCCGCCACCTGTCATTCTGCCAGAGAGCGTGCGCCAGATCACACCGGCAGAGGCCACACAGCTCATCGCTAGCACGCCCGATCTCATCCTCATCGACGCACGACGCGTCTGGGAGATCCAGGAGCAGGGCCGACTACCGAAAGCTCAGAATATCGACTGGCTCAATGGTGAGGACTACGTCGTGAAAGAGGTCACGAAGCTCGACAAAACAAAGCCATATCTGGTCTTTTGCGCCATCGGAGCCCGATCCAAGCTGGTCCTGGAAAAAATGGTCCCACTGGGCTTTGAGCGCCTTTATTGGCTCAAAGGCGGCCTGAATGCCTGGATCGCCGATGGCCGCGCTGTCGAAAAATGA
- a CDS encoding molybdopterin molybdotransferase MoeA encodes MISESEALQRVLAAVTPLETESVALEHALDRFSSRDLIATVPIPAFDQSAMDGYALLAAESHGTQLRIIGEQPAGPDRALSIEPGCSVRIFTGAPIPAGADAVIMQEDVQRDADHIICQEPVHTGENVRRAGADLCAGQVVLRRGSRLTPARLALAASQGLAQLEVNRKPRVAILSTGDELIAPGSGSLAPGQIYNTNATMLRGLLQRHGITQITTEHCADDLDTTTSTLGRLIAENDVVLLSGGVSVGDHDHVKPALTRLGMPPQLWRVRVRPGKPFLHAYRGSHHILGLPGNPVSAYVTFQLFARPVLMRLMGASDEALAPRMLRMPVMSPFSNEGDRPHYLRGSISSAGFQRSGLQESHALHALAHSDALLRLEPGESLNPSELGQVWMME; translated from the coding sequence ATGATTTCCGAAAGCGAGGCTCTGCAACGCGTGCTCGCGGCTGTCACACCACTGGAAACAGAAAGTGTGGCGTTGGAGCATGCGCTGGATCGTTTTTCCTCCCGTGATCTCATCGCTACGGTGCCGATACCGGCCTTTGATCAGTCTGCGATGGACGGCTACGCCCTACTCGCCGCTGAATCACATGGCACTCAGCTCCGCATCATCGGTGAGCAGCCTGCTGGCCCAGACCGCGCTCTGAGCATTGAGCCCGGCTGCAGCGTCCGCATCTTCACCGGTGCGCCCATCCCCGCTGGCGCAGACGCCGTCATCATGCAGGAGGATGTGCAGCGAGATGCCGATCACATCATTTGCCAAGAGCCCGTCCACACTGGTGAAAACGTGCGACGTGCAGGCGCAGACCTCTGCGCAGGCCAAGTCGTGCTGCGGCGTGGTAGCAGGCTCACACCAGCGCGGCTCGCCCTAGCCGCCTCTCAAGGCCTCGCCCAGCTCGAAGTAAACCGTAAGCCGCGTGTGGCCATCCTGAGCACCGGCGATGAACTCATTGCCCCTGGCAGCGGTTCTTTGGCCCCAGGACAGATTTACAACACCAATGCCACGATGCTGCGCGGCCTCCTGCAACGTCACGGCATCACTCAAATCACCACGGAGCACTGCGCAGACGATTTGGATACCACCACCAGCACCCTGGGACGCCTCATCGCAGAAAATGATGTCGTGCTGCTCAGTGGAGGCGTGAGCGTGGGCGATCACGATCATGTCAAACCCGCGCTCACTCGCCTAGGCATGCCGCCACAGCTCTGGCGAGTGCGGGTGCGGCCAGGGAAGCCCTTTCTGCATGCCTATCGTGGCAGTCATCACATCCTGGGCCTGCCAGGCAATCCCGTCTCTGCCTATGTGACCTTCCAGCTTTTCGCACGCCCCGTTTTGATGCGGCTCATGGGTGCATCGGATGAAGCGCTCGCTCCGCGCATGCTGCGCATGCCTGTGATGAGCCCCTTCAGTAACGAGGGAGACCGCCCGCATTATTTACGCGGCAGCATCAGCTCCGCAGGCTTTCAGCGCAGCGGCCTGCAAGAAAGCCACGCCCTCCACGCCCTCGCCCACTCCGACGCCCTCCTCCGTCTCGAACCCGGCGAGTCCCTGAATCCCAGCGAGCTCGGGCAAGTGTGGATGATGGAGTGA
- a CDS encoding ATP-binding cassette domain-containing protein: protein MPKRPTPASDRASKKLWDSSAWRDAGFFLHYLRPHFNVFIPALIALAITGGLTVLFIKELAALAGKGLGGATGPEWMTTLTETCYFLVGLVAVQAFIAFWRILLFAKASERALAALRLDTFGKIIRLPMGTLNARRVGELASRLANDVEAMRETLVVTIPMLIRHTVMLTICLVFILKMSVKLSLFMVGTIPVVIVLIAIFGARIRKLTRKAQDNLAATQVVVEESLQSIVSVKAFRNEAHEIARYDKNLGEYLRTVIRAAAPRASFIAFIIFAFSVALILVTWFAMRMLDRGEIDRDELTQFAGLSGMIAASFMQFPELITQLQRALGATERVRELLHDETEPVEADTKPAHRFKGEIDMQGIRFVYPTRPDVTVLRDFDLHAKAGQRIALVGPSGSGKSTSISLLFRFYNPTEGEIRIDGQPIRDMSLTTLRRNLALVPQEVLLFGGSIQENIAYGKPEATQDEVIAAAKKANAHDFIAQLPEGYATIVGDRGTQLSGGQRQRIAIARAILADPAILILDEATSSLDAESERLVQDALDKLMENRTSIIIAHRLSTVRRCDQILVMSGGAILERGTHDELVGKKDGLYSSLAKLQLE from the coding sequence ATGCCCAAACGCCCCACGCCCGCCTCCGACCGCGCCAGCAAAAAACTCTGGGACAGCTCCGCCTGGCGTGACGCAGGCTTTTTCCTGCATTACCTGCGTCCGCACTTCAATGTCTTCATCCCCGCACTCATCGCCCTCGCGATTACCGGTGGGCTGACCGTGCTCTTCATCAAAGAACTTGCCGCATTGGCCGGAAAAGGCCTCGGTGGTGCCACCGGACCGGAGTGGATGACCACGCTGACCGAAACCTGCTACTTCCTCGTCGGTCTCGTCGCCGTGCAGGCCTTCATTGCCTTCTGGCGCATTCTTTTATTCGCCAAAGCCTCCGAGCGAGCCCTCGCGGCGCTGCGGCTCGACACCTTTGGCAAGATCATCCGCCTGCCGATGGGCACGCTGAATGCACGCCGTGTCGGGGAGCTGGCTTCCCGCCTCGCCAATGACGTGGAGGCCATGAGGGAGACTCTCGTCGTCACCATCCCCATGCTCATCCGGCACACGGTCATGCTCACCATCTGCCTCGTCTTCATTTTGAAAATGAGCGTGAAGCTTTCGCTCTTCATGGTCGGCACCATCCCGGTCGTCATCGTGCTCATCGCCATCTTTGGTGCCCGCATCCGCAAGCTCACGCGCAAAGCCCAGGACAATCTCGCTGCCACGCAGGTCGTCGTCGAAGAGTCACTGCAAAGCATCGTCAGCGTCAAAGCCTTCCGCAATGAGGCCCACGAGATCGCCCGCTACGACAAAAACCTCGGCGAATACCTCCGCACCGTCATCCGCGCCGCCGCGCCGCGTGCCAGCTTCATCGCCTTCATCATCTTCGCCTTCAGCGTCGCCCTCATCCTCGTCACGTGGTTCGCCATGCGCATGCTCGACCGGGGCGAGATCGACCGCGACGAGCTCACCCAGTTCGCCGGCCTCAGCGGCATGATCGCCGCCTCCTTCATGCAGTTCCCCGAGCTCATCACCCAGCTCCAGCGTGCCCTCGGTGCCACAGAGCGCGTGCGCGAGCTCCTCCACGATGAAACCGAGCCCGTAGAGGCCGATACCAAGCCCGCACACCGCTTCAAAGGCGAAATCGACATGCAGGGCATCCGCTTCGTCTATCCCACACGGCCAGACGTCACCGTGCTGCGTGATTTTGACCTCCACGCCAAAGCCGGGCAGCGCATCGCCCTCGTCGGCCCCAGCGGCAGCGGCAAATCCACCAGTATCTCGCTGCTCTTCCGCTTCTACAATCCCACGGAGGGAGAAATCCGCATCGACGGCCAGCCCATTCGCGACATGTCGCTCACCACCCTGCGGCGAAACCTCGCCCTCGTGCCACAGGAGGTGCTGCTCTTTGGCGGCAGCATCCAGGAAAACATCGCCTATGGCAAACCCGAAGCTACGCAGGACGAAGTCATCGCCGCCGCGAAAAAAGCCAACGCCCACGACTTCATCGCCCAGCTCCCTGAAGGCTACGCTACCATCGTCGGCGACCGCGGCACCCAGCTCAGTGGCGGCCAGCGTCAGCGCATCGCCATCGCACGCGCCATCCTCGCTGATCCGGCCATTTTGATCCTCGATGAAGCCACCAGCAGCCTCGACGCCGAAAGCGAGCGCCTCGTCCAAGACGCCCTCGACAAGCTCATGGAAAACCGCACCAGCATCATCATCGCCCACCGCCTCAGCACCGTCCGCCGCTGCGACCAGATCCTCGTCATGTCCGGCGGAGCCATCCTAGAGCGCGGCACGCACGATGAACTCGTCGGCAAAAAAGACGGCCTGTATAGCTCACTGGCGAAGCTCCAGTTGGAGTAG